The proteins below are encoded in one region of Clostridium sp. 'White wine YQ':
- a CDS encoding gluconeogenesis factor YvcK family protein, producing the protein MKFLDWLRPGIKVKRWILFGIFGVLLIAFGFTELAFHRAYYFYYKVFYIFLNITGIFVLYVSATEVMRGIIALINKGYIKVSLDSQKIENLIYEKRLLIKGPKIVVIGGGTGLSTMLRGLKYYTSNITAIVTVADDGGGSGDLREDLGILPPGDIRNCILALADMEPLMENLLQYRFTDGRLKNQSFGNLFLAAMDGISDNFEDAVQKMSSVLAVTGKVVPVTLENMRLKALLENGSIVEGESQIPEEALKQNSKIKKLMIEPEDAEPLKEAITAIREADAIIMGPGSLYTSVLPNLLVRKIASNVRRSSALKIYISNIMTQPGETDGFKVSDHLKTLYKHCGRDIVDYVIANVQKLPKNLSPKYKEEGSEIVALDKDAINKMGIEIIEANLINYTNDVVRHNHEELARVIMTTVMEKSLLFDKKKIIEYMYLSQRLKEESNKKI; encoded by the coding sequence ATGAAGTTTTTAGATTGGCTTAGGCCAGGAATTAAGGTAAAAAGGTGGATACTATTTGGTATCTTTGGGGTACTACTAATTGCCTTTGGATTTACTGAATTAGCATTTCATAGAGCATATTATTTTTACTATAAAGTATTTTATATATTCTTAAATATAACTGGAATATTTGTATTATATGTATCTGCAACAGAGGTAATGAGAGGAATAATAGCATTAATTAATAAAGGATATATAAAAGTTTCATTAGATTCTCAGAAGATTGAAAACCTAATTTATGAAAAGAGATTATTGATTAAGGGGCCAAAAATTGTTGTTATTGGAGGAGGTACTGGACTTTCTACAATGCTTAGAGGATTAAAGTACTACACCTCTAATATAACTGCAATTGTAACAGTTGCCGACGATGGGGGCGGTTCAGGTGACTTAAGGGAAGACTTGGGAATTCTTCCTCCCGGAGATATAAGAAACTGTATACTTGCATTAGCTGATATGGAACCTCTTATGGAGAATTTATTACAATATAGATTTACGGATGGAAGACTTAAAAATCAAAGTTTTGGAAATCTATTTCTAGCTGCGATGGATGGTATATCTGATAATTTTGAGGATGCCGTTCAGAAAATGAGCTCTGTACTTGCAGTTACTGGTAAGGTTGTTCCTGTAACTCTTGAAAATATGAGATTAAAGGCACTCTTAGAAAATGGAAGCATAGTTGAGGGAGAATCACAAATTCCAGAAGAGGCATTAAAGCAAAATAGTAAAATTAAAAAGCTTATGATAGAACCAGAGGATGCAGAACCTTTAAAGGAGGCCATAACAGCTATTAGAGAAGCGGATGCAATTATAATGGGCCCTGGTAGTTTGTATACTTCTGTTTTACCAAATTTATTGGTTAGAAAGATAGCCTCAAATGTTAGAAGAAGTAGTGCACTAAAGATATATATTTCAAATATAATGACTCAACCAGGAGAAACAGATGGGTTTAAGGTATCTGATCACTTAAAAACTTTATATAAGCACTGCGGAAGAGATATAGTAGATTATGTAATTGCAAATGTTCAGAAATTGCCTAAAAATCTTTCGCCTAAATATAAAGAGGAAGGTTCTGAGATTGTTGCACTAGATAAAGATGCAATAAACAAAATGGGAATAGAAATAATAGAAGCTAATTTGATTAATTATACAAATGATGTTGTAAGACACAATCATGAAGAGTTAGCTAGAGTAATAATGACTACAGTTATGGAAAAATCACTTTTATTTGATAAGAAGAAAATCATTGAATATATGTATTTATCTCAACGTTTAAAGGAAGAGAGTAATAAAAAAATATGA
- a CDS encoding FHA domain-containing protein encodes MNFQKLIAGAFAILFIVILYIIIYYALKIMNKDIRGGNRRRGASKKGQKSYGIEVESSGDNPNLKQGTLIHIRDTVSIGRRDDNSIILTDSFVSGHHAKLFIRNNNFYVEDLGSTNGTFINGSRIDGSAKLNVNDELKIGSVVFRVI; translated from the coding sequence ATGAATTTTCAAAAACTGATAGCGGGAGCCTTCGCAATTTTATTTATTGTAATATTATATATTATTATTTATTATGCATTGAAGATTATGAATAAAGATATAAGAGGTGGAAATAGAAGACGAGGTGCTTCGAAGAAAGGCCAAAAATCTTATGGAATAGAAGTAGAGTCATCAGGAGATAATCCAAATTTAAAGCAAGGGACTCTTATTCATATTAGAGATACAGTTTCTATAGGAAGAAGAGATGATAACTCAATAATTTTGACAGATTCATTTGTATCAGGGCATCATGCTAAATTATTTATAAGAAATAATAATTTTTATGTAGAGGATTTGGGAAGTACTAATGGTACTTTTATAAATGGTTCGAGAATTGATGGTAGCGCAAAACTAAATGTAAATGATGAATTAAAAATAGGATCTGTAGTTTTCAGGGTTATTTAA
- the murB gene encoding UDP-N-acetylmuramate dehydrogenase: MNQYHNLLSSLEKVLDKSDIEIDAPMSEHIYFKVGGPVDFLVSPRKKEQVAEIVKLCSLEKVPYYIIGNGSNLLVKDGGIRGVVIKLTELKDIRIEDNLIYADCGALLKDVSKLALEHSLTGFEFACGIPGSVGGAVFMNAGAYDGEISNVIKWAEIIDDNFNIIKLNKEDLKLGYRSSVVMEEGNVVLGACFELTNGDKDKIEARVNELTSRREEKQPLEYPSAGSTFKRPEGYFAGKLIQDSGLKGFSIGGAAVSEKHSGFIINKDKATAQDIIDVIHHVQKTVKEKYGVELHTEVRILGEDK; the protein is encoded by the coding sequence ATGAATCAATACCATAACCTATTAAGTTCACTGGAGAAAGTATTAGACAAATCTGATATTGAAATAGATGCACCAATGAGTGAACACATTTATTTTAAAGTTGGAGGACCTGTAGACTTTTTAGTTAGTCCAAGAAAAAAAGAACAAGTTGCAGAGATTGTTAAATTATGTAGTTTAGAAAAAGTTCCATATTATATAATTGGAAATGGTTCAAACCTATTGGTAAAAGATGGCGGAATAAGAGGAGTAGTTATTAAACTTACTGAGCTTAAAGACATAAGAATAGAAGATAATTTAATATATGCAGATTGTGGTGCATTATTAAAAGATGTTTCAAAACTAGCATTAGAGCACTCCTTAACTGGTTTTGAATTTGCTTGTGGAATTCCAGGAAGTGTTGGGGGAGCTGTGTTTATGAATGCAGGAGCCTATGATGGCGAGATTTCCAACGTAATTAAATGGGCAGAAATTATTGATGATAATTTCAATATAATAAAGCTAAATAAGGAAGATTTAAAGCTAGGATACAGAAGCTCCGTTGTAATGGAAGAAGGCAATGTGGTTTTAGGAGCATGTTTTGAACTTACAAATGGAGATAAAGATAAAATAGAGGCTAGAGTGAATGAACTTACTTCAAGAAGAGAAGAGAAGCAACCATTAGAATATCCTTCAGCAGGAAGTACATTTAAAAGACCAGAAGGTTATTTTGCCGGAAAGTTAATTCAAGATTCAGGGCTAAAGGGTTTTTCAATAGGAGGAGCTGCAGTATCTGAAAAACATTCAGGGTTTATTATAAACAAAGATAAAGCAACAGCTCAAGACATCATTGATGTTATACATCATGTTCAAAAGACTGTTAAGGAAAAGTATGGAGTAGAACTCCATACAGAAGTTAGAATATTAGGTGAAGATAAATAA
- the rapZ gene encoding RNase adapter RapZ — MRFVIVTGLSGAGKTEATRNLEDLGYFCVDNLPPKLIPKFAEACVQSEGKIDKVALVIDIRGGVFFDDIFESLNYLKRQEFKYEILFLDASDDVLVKRFKEARRSHPLAQNGRVITGINLERNKLIEVKHRADLIIDTSKYAIKDLREKMNEYYGTGKEVERQLSTTVLSFGFKYGIPVDADLVFDVRFLPNPFYIPDLKPYSGMDKPVRDYVIKHEETKGFLERLEDMIKFLIPNYIKEGKRQLIIAIGCTGGRHRSVAIANEIYERLNKLNYKASIEHRDIHEDVNKGAKKL, encoded by the coding sequence ATGAGATTTGTAATTGTAACAGGACTGTCGGGAGCAGGGAAAACAGAAGCTACAAGAAATCTTGAAGATTTAGGATATTTTTGTGTTGATAACTTGCCACCTAAACTTATTCCTAAGTTTGCTGAAGCATGTGTGCAAAGTGAAGGGAAAATAGATAAGGTTGCATTGGTTATAGATATAAGAGGTGGGGTATTCTTTGATGATATCTTTGAGAGTTTGAATTACTTGAAAAGACAAGAATTTAAATATGAAATCCTCTTTTTGGACGCATCAGATGATGTCCTAGTAAAAAGATTTAAGGAAGCAAGAAGAAGCCATCCATTAGCTCAAAATGGAAGAGTAATTACAGGGATAAATTTAGAAAGAAATAAACTAATTGAAGTGAAGCATAGAGCAGATTTAATAATAGATACATCTAAATATGCTATTAAAGACCTAAGAGAAAAGATGAATGAGTATTATGGGACTGGAAAAGAAGTTGAAAGACAGCTTTCAACTACTGTGCTTTCCTTTGGATTTAAGTATGGAATACCTGTAGATGCAGATTTAGTATTTGATGTTAGATTTCTTCCTAATCCATTCTATATACCTGATTTAAAGCCATATTCTGGTATGGATAAACCAGTAAGAGATTATGTAATTAAACATGAAGAAACAAAAGGTTTTTTAGAGAGACTAGAAGATATGATAAAATTTCTAATACCGAATTACATAAAGGAAGGAAAACGACAACTTATCATCGCTATAGGTTGTACTGGTGGTAGACATAGATCAGTAGCAATAGCAAACGAAATTTATGAGAGATTAAATAAATTAAATTATAAGGCATCAATCGAACATAGAGATATACATGAAGATGTAAATAAGGGAGCAAAGAAGCTATGA
- a CDS encoding FtsW/RodA/SpoVE family cell cycle protein has product MNTVKDERKLLFMAYFLTIALFGDLALLKDPIDIGALIMGGVVLLLIAYAHFVVRKFFPDGDKFLLIFAVVLAAIGIAVLYRLNTQTAIKQVIWFVLGITSFVLITVLLPDFKRFYKYKYYYLGAVAVFMPMALLIGKVQYGAKNWVIIGPISIQPSEIGKIFLILYLGASLKDYVDKKNLLGDAKQLIEPALVSMASIGCMVLQRDLGSALLFFGITVTMLYVASSKVKYVLICLVLFAAGAVASYYLFGHVRERVIIWQNIWQYANDESYQIVQGLFSISSGGMFGTGLGQGYPAFVPVNTSDYIFAIICEEFGMVFGIGILIIYFLLFYRGMRAAIKVEDRFSQLAAVGFSAMIASQVLVIIGGVFAVIPLTGITLPLISAGGSSMLTIFLALGMIQKISEEG; this is encoded by the coding sequence ATGAATACGGTAAAAGATGAAAGAAAATTACTATTTATGGCATACTTTTTGACAATAGCTCTTTTTGGTGATTTGGCACTATTAAAAGATCCTATTGATATAGGAGCACTTATTATGGGAGGGGTAGTATTATTACTTATAGCATATGCGCATTTTGTTGTAAGAAAGTTTTTCCCAGACGGTGATAAGTTTTTGCTGATATTTGCAGTAGTATTAGCTGCGATAGGAATAGCTGTACTATATAGGCTTAATACTCAAACAGCTATAAAACAAGTTATATGGTTTGTATTGGGTATAACTTCATTTGTTTTAATCACAGTTTTATTACCTGACTTTAAGCGCTTTTATAAATATAAATACTATTACTTAGGTGCAGTAGCAGTTTTTATGCCTATGGCTTTACTAATAGGAAAAGTACAGTATGGGGCAAAGAACTGGGTAATAATAGGACCAATAAGTATACAACCATCAGAGATTGGAAAGATATTTTTAATTCTATACTTAGGTGCTTCACTAAAGGATTATGTAGATAAGAAAAACTTACTTGGTGATGCAAAACAATTAATAGAGCCTGCTCTTGTTAGTATGGCATCTATTGGATGCATGGTGCTTCAAAGAGACTTAGGTTCCGCACTTTTGTTTTTTGGAATCACAGTAACAATGCTTTATGTAGCATCATCAAAAGTTAAGTATGTTTTAATATGTCTAGTATTGTTTGCAGCAGGGGCAGTAGCATCCTATTATTTGTTTGGGCATGTAAGAGAAAGAGTTATTATATGGCAGAACATATGGCAATATGCCAATGATGAAAGTTATCAAATAGTTCAAGGATTATTTTCTATTTCTTCAGGCGGAATGTTTGGTACTGGGCTTGGACAAGGTTATCCAGCATTTGTTCCAGTAAATACTTCAGACTATATTTTCGCAATTATTTGTGAAGAATTTGGAATGGTTTTTGGTATAGGAATATTAATAATATATTTCTTATTATTTTATAGAGGAATGAGAGCAGCTATTAAAGTAGAAGATAGATTCTCTCAACTAGCAGCAGTAGGATTTTCTGCAATGATAGCATCCCAAGTTTTAGTTATAATTGGAGGAGTATTCGCAGTTATTCCCCTTACAGGAATAACCCTTCCGCTTATAAGTGCTGGAGGAAGCTCGATGCTTACAATTTTCTTGGCATTAGGAATGATTCAGAAAATATCAGAGGAGGGTTAA
- a CDS encoding peptidoglycan D,D-transpeptidase FtsI family protein produces MKDTQASIKKVMVVFAFLLLALITYIAYFQAFKAPAIAEKPENQRLWAERNKVLRGTIYDRNMTALTESKKTGTLTQERKYVYGSLYSHVLGYSNEKYGLSGLEYLYDKDLRSYDKVSASINSILNKLNIKDVFNNRTSQGEEAIGNSLVTSLDTKIQTTAWQALGSRKGAVVVLDPKTGEIVASVSNPTFDPNNLDKAMQTANSGASSGFPLINRVVSGMYAPGSTFKIVTLTSALENIPGVTSRTFQDTGKIDFPDGSKLWNLDHNVYGSLSLKTALAYSSNVVFGTLAMELGNDKLKKTAEDFGFNKSLPSDGIAFNKSTFPTLNSSEKGSIAQTGIGQSSILASPLQMALVASAVANNGVMMEPKLVNKVVDKNGKTVREIQGKQIANPISSGDDAIIKDYMKSLVDGRINRDWGVFRGLNAAGKTGTAETSDANADPHSWFIGFAPVDNPKYAIAVIVENGGAGGGVAAQIAGSVLKASLGQ; encoded by the coding sequence ATGAAGGATACACAAGCAAGCATAAAAAAAGTAATGGTAGTGTTCGCTTTCTTACTTTTAGCCTTAATAACATATATTGCATACTTTCAGGCATTTAAGGCACCAGCAATAGCTGAAAAGCCTGAAAACCAGAGATTATGGGCGGAAAGAAATAAGGTTCTAAGAGGGACTATTTATGATAGAAATATGACAGCTCTTACTGAAAGTAAGAAAACTGGAACATTAACTCAAGAAAGAAAATATGTGTATGGATCTTTATATTCACATGTTTTAGGATATTCAAACGAGAAATATGGGTTAAGTGGGTTAGAATATTTATATGATAAAGATTTAAGAAGTTACGATAAAGTATCAGCGTCAATTAACAGTATATTAAATAAACTAAACATTAAGGACGTATTTAATAATCGAACTAGCCAAGGAGAAGAAGCTATAGGAAATTCGCTTGTTACTAGCTTAGATACAAAGATTCAAACTACAGCATGGCAAGCATTAGGAAGCCGTAAAGGAGCAGTCGTTGTACTAGATCCCAAAACAGGGGAAATAGTTGCATCAGTTTCTAATCCTACTTTTGATCCCAATAATCTAGATAAAGCAATGCAAACTGCTAATTCGGGAGCTAGTTCAGGTTTTCCACTAATAAATAGAGTTGTTTCAGGAATGTATGCGCCAGGGTCTACATTTAAGATAGTAACATTAACATCAGCACTGGAAAATATACCTGGAGTTACAAGCAGAACGTTCCAGGATACTGGTAAAATAGATTTTCCAGATGGAAGCAAGCTTTGGAACTTAGATCATAATGTTTATGGTTCGCTTTCCTTAAAAACAGCTTTAGCATATTCATCAAACGTAGTATTTGGAACACTAGCTATGGAATTAGGAAATGATAAGCTTAAGAAAACCGCTGAGGATTTTGGATTTAATAAATCACTGCCTTCAGATGGAATTGCATTTAATAAAAGCACTTTTCCAACATTGAATTCTAGTGAAAAAGGAAGCATAGCACAAACTGGTATAGGGCAAAGTTCAATTTTAGCATCGCCACTTCAAATGGCTTTAGTTGCTTCAGCTGTTGCAAATAATGGAGTTATGATGGAACCTAAATTAGTAAATAAAGTTGTAGATAAGAATGGAAAAACAGTGAGAGAAATTCAGGGTAAACAAATTGCAAATCCTATATCAAGTGGGGATGATGCAATTATAAAAGATTATATGAAGAGCCTAGTAGATGGAAGAATCAATAGAGACTGGGGTGTTTTCAGAGGCTTAAATGCTGCTGGTAAAACAGGAACAGCGGAAACAAGTGATGCAAATGCAGACCCGCATTCATGGTTTATCGGGTTTGCACCGGTAGATAATCCAAAGTATGCAATTGCAGTAATTGTAGAAAATGGAGGTGCTGGTGGCGGAGTTGCTGCGCAAATAGCAGGTTCCGTATTGAAAGCTTCATTAGGACAATAA
- the uvrC gene encoding excinuclease ABC subunit UvrC, producing the protein MFDFEYHLKNLPDKPGVYIMKNSLGEVIYVGKAKVLKNRVRQYFQSNKNHSEKVKKMVSNITEFEYIVTDSEMEALLLECNLIKKYSPRYNIALKDDKFYPFIKITTNEDFPRVYVTRNYAKDGNKYFGPYVNATSVYETIDLIKKIYPLRTCKRSITEGGEKTRPCLNYHIKLCKAPCAGYQSKEDYGNMIREIIDILNGKDTKIIKDLKEQMQEASNELEFEKAAELRDRALSIENIIERQKMFTVREGDEDYINLYCDGKDCCVQIFFSRDGKISGREHFVFEDKADYNKSEVLYQFITSFYGGTAQIPKNIYLPEIEELELLEEFLTIKRGSKVWIKIPKKGEKLELLQMVEENAKMTLEKFKDKILSEKEINRISLEELRELLDLDELPMRIEAYDISNIQGVDSVGTMVVFEEGKPKNSDYRRFKIKTVQGPNDYESMREVLSRRFSHGLDEVKQIQERKLTLAGGKFSVFPDLILMDGGKGQVNIALQVLDSYGIEIPVCGLVKDDKHNTRGLIYNNEEIIISRRGNLFHMLTRIQDEVHRFAITYHRSLRDKRTLHSILEDIPFVGEKRRRNLLMKFGSVDNIKKASIDELLETPGIDKKAAESIKKYFSGK; encoded by the coding sequence ATATTTGACTTTGAGTATCATTTAAAAAACCTTCCTGATAAACCAGGAGTTTATATTATGAAAAATTCCTTGGGAGAAGTTATTTATGTTGGGAAGGCAAAAGTCTTAAAAAATAGAGTAAGACAATATTTTCAAAGTAATAAAAATCATTCAGAAAAAGTAAAAAAAATGGTGAGTAACATAACTGAATTTGAATATATTGTTACTGATTCAGAAATGGAAGCATTATTATTAGAATGTAATCTAATAAAAAAATATAGTCCAAGGTACAATATTGCGTTGAAGGATGATAAATTTTATCCATTTATTAAAATAACGACAAATGAGGATTTCCCTAGAGTGTATGTAACAAGAAATTATGCTAAAGATGGGAATAAGTATTTTGGACCATATGTAAATGCAACATCAGTTTATGAAACCATAGATTTAATTAAGAAAATATATCCCTTAAGAACATGTAAGAGATCCATAACAGAAGGAGGAGAAAAAACAAGGCCTTGTTTGAACTATCATATAAAGCTATGTAAAGCTCCTTGTGCAGGATACCAATCTAAAGAAGATTATGGAAACATGATTAGGGAAATAATTGATATATTAAATGGCAAGGATACAAAAATTATAAAAGACCTTAAAGAACAAATGCAGGAAGCATCAAATGAATTGGAGTTTGAGAAGGCTGCAGAGCTTAGAGACAGAGCTTTATCAATAGAGAACATAATCGAAAGACAAAAGATGTTTACTGTAAGAGAAGGAGATGAAGATTACATCAACCTATATTGCGATGGCAAAGATTGTTGTGTTCAAATTTTCTTTTCAAGAGATGGTAAGATAAGCGGAAGAGAACATTTCGTTTTTGAAGATAAAGCAGACTATAACAAGAGTGAAGTGCTATATCAGTTTATTACCAGTTTTTATGGTGGAACGGCACAAATACCTAAAAATATTTATTTGCCAGAAATTGAAGAGTTAGAATTATTAGAAGAATTTTTAACAATAAAAAGAGGTTCTAAAGTTTGGATTAAGATACCCAAAAAAGGGGAGAAACTAGAACTTTTGCAGATGGTTGAAGAAAATGCTAAAATGACATTAGAGAAATTTAAGGATAAGATTTTAAGTGAGAAAGAAATAAACAGGATTTCTTTGGAAGAATTAAGAGAACTACTAGATTTAGATGAACTGCCTATGAGGATAGAAGCTTATGATATATCTAACATACAAGGGGTAGATTCTGTAGGAACTATGGTAGTTTTTGAAGAAGGAAAGCCTAAAAATAGTGATTATAGAAGATTTAAAATTAAAACTGTACAGGGCCCAAATGATTATGAAAGTATGAGGGAAGTCTTATCAAGAAGATTTAGTCATGGGCTAGATGAAGTAAAACAGATTCAAGAGAGAAAACTAACCTTAGCAGGTGGAAAGTTTTCAGTTTTCCCAGATTTAATTCTTATGGATGGAGGAAAAGGGCAAGTTAATATTGCACTTCAAGTATTAGATTCATATGGCATTGAGATTCCTGTATGCGGATTAGTAAAAGATGATAAGCATAATACAAGAGGTCTCATTTATAATAATGAGGAAATTATTATATCAAGAAGAGGAAACCTATTCCATATGTTAACAAGAATACAAGATGAAGTTCATAGATTTGCAATAACCTACCATAGGTCATTAAGGGACAAAAGAACTCTTCATTCTATTTTGGAGGATATTCCGTTTGTAGGAGAGAAGAGAAGAAGAAACCTTCTAATGAAGTTTGGAAGTGTAGATAATATAAAAAAAGCTTCAATAGATGAGCTCTTAGAAACACCTGGAATAGATAAAAAAGCAGCTGAAAGTATAAAAAAGTACTTTAGTGGCAAATAA
- the whiA gene encoding DNA-binding protein WhiA, with protein sequence MSSFSSKVKGEICRYQDVTREEALAELSAIMKVSGTLAFSGRQISFKITTENPGAARLIFSLLKEHFDIHSKLMVKKGNALKKNNIYMIVMTEEMGVKGLLYETGIFKEVDSVMSLSYGIEPEMVNEDERARAYIRGAFLGGGSISNPEKTYHLEFVTHSEEYAKDLSKLINRFSLNSKVIQRKNSFIVYIKEGEQIVDLLNILGAHTCLLELENIRIMKEMRNNVNRLVNCETANLSKTVNAAVRQVESIKLIQNQIGLQRLPQNLREIAELRLNYPDESLKELGEMLDPPVGKSGINHRLRKIEKIAEELRENKSF encoded by the coding sequence ATGTCATCATTTTCATCAAAAGTTAAAGGCGAAATATGCAGATATCAAGATGTTACAAGAGAAGAAGCGTTAGCAGAACTTTCAGCCATTATGAAAGTAAGTGGTACTTTAGCTTTTAGCGGAAGACAAATAAGCTTTAAGATTACTACAGAAAATCCAGGCGCAGCAAGGTTGATTTTTTCTCTTCTTAAGGAGCATTTTGATATACACTCAAAGTTAATGGTAAAGAAAGGGAATGCTTTAAAGAAGAATAATATATATATGATTGTAATGACAGAAGAGATGGGAGTAAAAGGCTTGTTGTATGAAACAGGAATATTTAAAGAAGTAGATTCTGTTATGTCATTAAGTTATGGAATAGAGCCAGAAATGGTAAATGAGGATGAGAGGGCAAGAGCATATATTAGAGGTGCTTTCTTAGGTGGAGGAAGTATATCTAATCCTGAAAAAACTTATCATCTAGAATTTGTTACACATAGTGAAGAATATGCTAAGGATTTAAGTAAATTAATTAATAGGTTTAGCTTGAATTCCAAAGTTATACAAAGAAAAAACAGTTTTATCGTATATATAAAAGAAGGCGAGCAAATTGTAGACCTCCTTAATATACTCGGAGCGCATACTTGTTTGTTAGAACTTGAAAATATAAGAATAATGAAAGAAATGAGAAACAATGTAAATAGACTTGTAAATTGTGAAACTGCTAATTTAAGTAAAACAGTTAATGCAGCAGTGAGACAAGTGGAGAGTATAAAGTTAATTCAAAATCAAATTGGACTACAGAGATTACCTCAAAACTTAAGAGAAATTGCTGAGCTTAGATTGAATTATCCAGATGAATCCTTAAAAGAATTGGGAGAAATGCTTGATCCTCCAGTTGGTAAGTCTGGAATAAATCATAGACTTAGAAAAATTGAAAAGATTGCAGAAGAGTTAAGAGAAAATAAATCTTTTTAA